From the bacterium genome, one window contains:
- a CDS encoding glycosyltransferase family 39 protein — MKIMQKISVLLARIGNKKAFWAIIFLLALTIRLTMIFLLGANKLHYGDEFTYYKIATSLTNGEGFSLNGEPTAIVSPAYPTFLALAMIFSKSILWLKLFQAVLASLGVILIYNLAKQLTDSISAKIAALAYAIYPPIAYLSAVLYPQLLGSLWILAIFYLWLLWKNRKINAAKAFLWGILIGIGLSLIPMLLIIAIIPSYQIFRRPSTIASALAGIILILAPWAVRNSIKFNRFIPLSTVGWANLWAGNCEYTTPSSGSFPIYRTSEGKYLQSLPLDQSIKEYRKRVLNYICKHPVRVIYMYPLKFINFWRPYPKPITKTKASSVKYRIIFAVSYLILLLFAIKGMILNWSRPEIKAIVFSMLLFAAGYAIFFTRVRFRLPAEVLLIVLGSMCFGTANKQ, encoded by the coding sequence ATGAAAATAATGCAAAAAATTTCTGTTTTGCTTGCCCGTATCGGAAATAAAAAGGCATTTTGGGCAATAATTTTCCTTTTAGCATTAACCATTAGACTAACAATGATTTTCCTTTTAGGAGCGAATAAACTGCATTACGGCGATGAATTCACCTATTACAAAATAGCAACCTCGCTAACAAATGGCGAAGGATTCTCACTAAACGGAGAACCAACAGCCATCGTCTCTCCGGCATACCCGACCTTTTTGGCATTAGCAATGATTTTCTCAAAATCAATCCTATGGTTAAAATTGTTTCAGGCGGTTCTCGCTTCTCTGGGCGTAATACTTATTTACAATCTTGCCAAGCAATTAACTGATTCCATCAGCGCAAAAATCGCCGCTTTAGCATACGCTATTTATCCGCCTATTGCTTACCTATCAGCAGTATTATACCCGCAGCTTCTTGGGAGCCTGTGGATTTTAGCGATATTTTATCTATGGCTCCTTTGGAAAAATCGCAAAATAAACGCAGCAAAAGCTTTCTTATGGGGAATTTTAATAGGAATCGGATTATCTTTGATACCAATGCTTTTGATTATAGCAATAATTCCATCGTATCAAATTTTTCGCAGACCAAGCACGATAGCATCTGCACTGGCTGGCATAATACTGATACTTGCGCCCTGGGCTGTCAGAAACTCAATAAAATTTAATCGATTTATTCCGTTATCCACTGTAGGTTGGGCGAATTTATGGGCTGGAAACTGCGAATATACAACTCCATCCTCAGGCTCATTCCCGATCTACAGAACGAGCGAAGGAAAATATCTTCAATCGCTGCCATTGGACCAATCAATCAAGGAATATAGAAAAAGAGTTTTAAATTATATATGTAAACATCCGGTGCGAGTAATTTATATGTATCCATTGAAATTCATCAACTTTTGGCGACCGTATCCAAAACCTATAACCAAAACGAAAGCAAGCTCCGTAAAATACAGAATAATTTTTGCTGTTTCATATTTAATACTTTTGCTTTTCGCCATTAAAGGGATGATACTAAATTGGTCCCGACCAGAAATAAAAGCCATCGTCTTCTCCATGCTTCTTTTTGCGGCA
- a CDS encoding Fic family protein encodes MFKPNFSYTHNIVNNLVEITSARELILNAYLVPKWEISLRREALIRAAHASTAIEGNPLTLEEVSQLARGRKVVAARRAKQEVLNYLNVLEHIEKYQENGIVKEEHILNLHKDITKETLENPEWEGKYRKIQVYVGNRITGEIIFIPPPPEEVPSLMKNFIKWLNSEEALKLHPVLVAGISHYELVRIHPFVDGNGRTARVIATLILYIREFDIKRFFALDDYYDSDRRAYYSALKSVNQKTLDLTQWLEYFTEGIKVSILRVKEKVLQLSIEGKRRKEKGQIALTERQMKIIEFIQKNGRITAGNVANMFKITRQAALKELSKLVELDVITLRGKGRGAHYVLV; translated from the coding sequence ATGTTTAAGCCTAATTTCAGTTATACCCATAATATTGTAAACAATTTGGTTGAAATTACATCTGCAAGGGAACTAATTCTTAACGCTTACCTTGTGCCTAAATGGGAGATTTCGCTAAGAAGAGAAGCATTAATTAGGGCGGCTCATGCTTCAACTGCGATAGAGGGTAATCCTCTCACCCTTGAGGAAGTTAGCCAACTTGCTCGTGGAAGAAAGGTAGTCGCTGCAAGAAGAGCGAAGCAAGAAGTTCTCAATTACCTTAATGTTCTGGAACACATAGAGAAGTATCAGGAAAATGGAATAGTGAAAGAAGAACACATCTTAAATTTGCACAAAGATATTACAAAGGAAACACTTGAAAATCCCGAATGGGAAGGAAAATATAGGAAAATTCAAGTATATGTGGGAAATAGAATCACGGGAGAGATAATATTTATACCACCACCTCCTGAAGAAGTCCCTTCCCTTATGAAAAACTTTATAAAATGGCTTAATTCTGAAGAAGCTCTTAAACTTCATCCTGTTCTTGTTGCGGGAATCTCCCATTACGAATTGGTAAGGATTCATCCTTTTGTGGATGGAAATGGCAGAACCGCAAGAGTAATTGCTACCCTTATACTTTACATAAGAGAATTTGATATAAAGAGGTTCTTTGCCCTTGATGATTACTATGACAGCGATAGGAGAGCGTATTATTCAGCTCTTAAATCCGTAAATCAAAAGACTCTTGATTTAACTCAATGGCTTGAATATTTCACTGAGGGAATTAAGGTTTCAATACTGCGTGTTAAGGAAAAAGTTTTACAGCTATCAATTGAGGGTAAGAGACGAAAAGAAAAAGGACAAATAGCATTAACTGAAAGGCAGATGAAGATAATAGAGTTCATACAGAAAAATGGTAGGATAACAGCGGGTAATGTGGCAAATATGTTCAAAATCACACGACAGGCAGCTTTAAAGGAACTATCTAAACTTGTAGAACTTGATGTGATAACGCTTAGAGGGAAAGGCAGAGGCGCACATTATGTGCTTGTATAG
- a CDS encoding 4Fe-4S binding protein: MLAKDGVPTEEDIKRISPPKERLEKGPVAIIECFQEIPCDPCYTSCPKGAILPFPNINALPKIDFELCDGCSLCVSACPGIAIFVVDLTYSDKLALLKLPHEFAPLPKKGEKARLLNRKGEIVGEGEVVRAIKFKDKTSVVWVTAPKELAMEVRAIAPPAYEEENELRGLMKEG; the protein is encoded by the coding sequence ATGCTGGCAAAAGACGGAGTTCCCACCGAGGAGGACATAAAACGAATTTCTCCGCCCAAGGAACGACTTGAAAAAGGTCCCGTCGCAATTATAGAGTGTTTTCAGGAGATACCCTGCGACCCGTGCTACACCTCATGCCCGAAGGGCGCCATCCTGCCCTTTCCGAACATAAACGCACTGCCTAAGATAGATTTCGAGCTTTGCGATGGCTGTTCGCTTTGCGTTTCAGCCTGCCCGGGCATAGCCATATTCGTCGTTGACCTTACATATAGCGATAAATTAGCACTTCTAAAATTGCCCCACGAGTTTGCGCCTCTTCCGAAAAAAGGCGAGAAAGCAAGGCTTCTTAACCGCAAAGGTGAGATAGTGGGAGAGGGCGAGGTAGTCAGAGCAATAAAATTCAAGGACAAAACCTCTGTTGTGTGGGTTACAGCTCCGAAAGAGCTCGCTATGGAAGTCCGCGCCATAGCGCCCCCCGCTTACGAGGAGGAAAATGAGTTGAGGGGGTTGATGAAGGAGGGATAA